The proteins below come from a single Erinaceus europaeus chromosome 20, mEriEur2.1, whole genome shotgun sequence genomic window:
- the UPK2 gene encoding uroplakin-2: MAPLLLPLILILLAVLAPGTAADFNISSVPGLLSPALTESLLVALPPCHLTGGNATLMVRRANDSKVVRSSFVVPPCRGRRDLVSVVDSGAGFTVTRLSAYQVTNLVPGTKYYISYIVMKGASTESSREIPMSTLPRRKVDSIGLGMARTGGMVVITVLLSVAMFVLVLGFIITLALGVRK, translated from the exons ATGGcacccctgctgcttcccttgaTCCTGATTCTGCTGGCTGTCCTGGCACCTGGGACTGCAG CCGACTTTAACATCTCAAGTGTCCCTGGTCTGCTGTCCCCGGCACTCACGGAGAGTCTCCTGGTTGCATTGCCACCATGTCACCTCACAGGGGGCAATGCCACCCTGATGGTTCGGAGAGCCAATGACAGCAAAG TGGTGAGGTCTAGCTTTGTGGTACCTCCATGTCGTGGGCGCAGGGACCTGGTGAGTGTGGTGGACAGTGGGGCTGGATTCACAGTCACCCGACTCAGTGCATACCAGGTGACCAACCTTGTGCCAGGAACCAAGTACTA CATTTCTTACATAGTGATGAAGGGGGCATCCACTGAGTCCAGTAGAGAGATTCCAATGTCCACGCTTCCTC GAAGAAAGGTGGACTCCATTGGACTGGGAATGGCCCGGACAGGAGGCATGGTGGTTATAACAGTGCTGCTCTCAGTTGCCATGTTTGTTCTTGTTCTGGGTTTTATCATTACCTTGGCACTGGGTGTGCGAAAATGA